The sequence CCAGTGCTGTAGCCGAGGAGCGTATCGGATGAAACAACCACTTTCAACCAGCCATGCATGGCGTTTGGTTATCGCAAGCCGCAACTTCCGCATTCTCTTTACGGCAGAGCTTGTATCAACCTTTGGCGATATTCTCTATAAATTGGCAATTATGTGGTTTATCTATCAGCGCACTGGCTCGGCGATGCAAACCGGTGGGGTGGCAATCGCTGGGCTGCTTGGCACATTACTGGTTGGCTTTTTGATTGGCACATTAGTTGATCGTTGGAATCGCAAAACTATTTTGGTGGTTGCCGATCTTGTGCGGGCGATCTTGGTAGCCAGTCTTGTGGTCGCGATGCTTTTCGCTGATCAGCCACCATTGTGGCTGTTTTATGGGGTAAGCTTTGCCCTGAGCATTGTTGGTATGTTTTTTGGCTCAGCGCGTAGTGCCGCCATGCCCGATCTACTGGCCTCGGAAACCTTGCTTGCCGCCAATATTGCCGCCAATATGGCTAGCCGCATGATGGGTGTTGGGTTCACGGCGATTGCTGGCCTGCTGATCGCTTGGATTGGGCCTGAATGGGCCATGGGCTTGAATGCACTCTCATTTGTTTTCTCAGCAGTTTGGTTATTATGGTTGCCATCTTTGGCGGCAACAACCCCTAAAGCACGGCGAGCTGTTACCCCTAAAGCCATCTGGCAAGATATGCGCGAGGGGATCGATTATCTGCGTTTGAGCCATTTATTGGGCTTTTTGAGCAGTATTGTGATTGTGGTTAATTTTGGGAGTGCGCTCTATTCAACCCTAACACCAGCGCTGGTAACAACCGTGCTGAACGCAGACCCCAGTGTTTATGGCTTATTAAGCACAGCAAGCCTCATTGGTGGAATTATTGGCGGGTTGCTGCTTCAGATGGTGGGCCAAAAACTCAGCCTCAATCAATCAATCAGCCTTGGATTAATTGGCGCTAGCCTCAGTGCTTTGAGTTTAGGCTGGTCAACTTGGGTTCCGTTGAGCCTCTTTTTGACAACGACGATGAGCATGGCCTTGGTTTTTAATCAAATGCCAGTTTATACTGCGCTCCAACGAGAAACGCCGAGCCATCTGCGCGGGCGAGTTTTCAATCTTTTTGGCATGATCGCTAATATTGCTAATCCCCTAGGAATTGCGCTTGGCAGTGCGCTTGCCGACCAAATTGGGGTGCAATGGGTCTATAGCATTGGGGCCGCTTTGGTGGCTTTTGGTGCTTGGCGGGCATTGTATTATCACAAGCCGCAACCAGACCCACGCTCTGAGGGAGCTTTATTATGAGCGAGGTTGTGCAATTGCAAGTGGCTCCTGGCGTGTATCTGCGCGTCATTCAAGCCCCAACAGTTTGGACAACGACCATGTGGTTGGTCTGGCAATCGCCGTTAGCGCCATTTGCCAACTATATGCTTGGCCAATTACTGCAACAGCGTGCCCAACAACCACAGCAGATCCAATCATGGCTTAATCAAACTGGCTTTTCTCCCGAATGGCTGGCTAGTCAGCGCGAAACCATTACAACTTTGACTTGGTATTGGGTCAGCCAAGCTACTACGCCAAGTGAGCTAGCCGCAGCCTTGCAGCGAATCCAACCAATGTTAACTGAGCTTTTCGAGCAACGATTGTTTGATCAAGCTGATTCAGCTGAGCTGCGTATGCAACAAGCGCGGCGCATGGTCGAACAACAGTATCTGCAACAACGAACTAATCCGCAACTTGCTAGCCTAACCCGTTGTCTCGAAGCTCTTCAGCCCGATGAGGCAAGAGGGGCTAGCCAAGGGCTGGAGCATGCCGCCGAGGCCGAATCCGCCTGGTGCACGATCAGCCAGCAAGCGCCATTAATTGTCTATCTGGTAGTAGCCGATGCTGCCCAAACAATTGGCGAGATGGTTGCTGGATGGTTGCAACCATGGATCGGCCAACGTCAGCCATTGCGCTATTATGATCCGACTCCAGCAACCGCACGCGAACGCTTATTAATTCATGAATATCAACCCCATATCCCCTCACAAATGAGCATGGCTTGGTCGGGTGGTGCGACCTTGGCTGCGCCAAATTATGCGATGTTTCAAGCAAGCCTTGGCTTATTGGGGGCGTTTCCGCGATCACGTTGGTTGCAGGTATTACGCCAACAACATCAATTGACCTATGCGATTAAAGTTCATGCCAATCGGCTAAATGGCATGGTTGCAATGCAAAGTCTGTTAGTTGATCAAGCCCAGCCCTTGGCGCAACAATTAATTGAGCAAACCCTAGCCGAGTTACAAACAGGCCGCTTTGGCTTGGATGAACAAGCCTATGCCCAAGCAATGCTTGATCGTGAGCAGTGTTTACTGTGGGAGAATCCGCGCCGCTTGCTCGATCATTGTGTGATGTTGGATCTCTTAGGCCAACCAATTATTCCACGCCAAGACCTGACGTTTTCGCCTGACCCACAAGCCTTGGGCCAAGCGTTGCAACAGCTGCAACCAGCTGCTTTGGTCAACATTCGAGGTGCTCAATGAAGCAGATCTTGCCAGTTCGCCGTTATCGTCATGTCGAGGGCTTTAATATTGCGCTGGTTGAACAGCCAACATGGCAACGCATCCTGATTAGGATTGTTATACCTTTAGGCAGTTGTGGCGCTTGGATTGCTGCTCAACCACCCATGATTATTCCAGTTGGTGCTGCTCATTTGCTCGAACATTTGCTTAGCAAGCAACTTGCCGCTGCTTTCGGTGAACACTCGCTGACTCAATATCATGCATTAACCAGCTGGTGGACAACTCAATTTAATACATGGACAACCAACCTGGTTTGGTCAGAGCTTGAACATGCGCTAGAAGTGCTGTGTACCCCCAACTTTGATCACGCGTGGTTACAGCAGGAGCAACAGATTGTTACCCATGAAATTCGCCAGCGTGAGGCTCAAATCAAGTATCAATTGTATCGAACAATGTTGGAAA is a genomic window of Chloroflexota bacterium containing:
- a CDS encoding insulinase family protein; the protein is MSEVVQLQVAPGVYLRVIQAPTVWTTTMWLVWQSPLAPFANYMLGQLLQQRAQQPQQIQSWLNQTGFSPEWLASQRETITTLTWYWVSQATTPSELAAALQRIQPMLTELFEQRLFDQADSAELRMQQARRMVEQQYLQQRTNPQLASLTRCLEALQPDEARGASQGLEHAAEAESAWCTISQQAPLIVYLVVADAAQTIGEMVAGWLQPWIGQRQPLRYYDPTPATARERLLIHEYQPHIPSQMSMAWSGGATLAAPNYAMFQASLGLLGAFPRSRWLQVLRQQHQLTYAIKVHANRLNGMVAMQSLLVDQAQPLAQQLIEQTLAELQTGRFGLDEQAYAQAMLDREQCLLWENPRRLLDHCVMLDLLGQPIIPRQDLTFSPDPQALGQALQQLQPAALVNIRGAQ
- a CDS encoding MFS transporter; amino-acid sequence: MKQPLSTSHAWRLVIASRNFRILFTAELVSTFGDILYKLAIMWFIYQRTGSAMQTGGVAIAGLLGTLLVGFLIGTLVDRWNRKTILVVADLVRAILVASLVVAMLFADQPPLWLFYGVSFALSIVGMFFGSARSAAMPDLLASETLLAANIAANMASRMMGVGFTAIAGLLIAWIGPEWAMGLNALSFVFSAVWLLWLPSLAATTPKARRAVTPKAIWQDMREGIDYLRLSHLLGFLSSIVIVVNFGSALYSTLTPALVTTVLNADPSVYGLLSTASLIGGIIGGLLLQMVGQKLSLNQSISLGLIGASLSALSLGWSTWVPLSLFLTTTMSMALVFNQMPVYTALQRETPSHLRGRVFNLFGMIANIANPLGIALGSALADQIGVQWVYSIGAALVAFGAWRALYYHKPQPDPRSEGALL